The proteins below come from a single Fastidiosipila sp. genomic window:
- a CDS encoding branched-chain amino acid ABC transporter permease: MYLLTQMLNGLGAGSIYALIALGYSMVYGVVKLINFAHGDIIMIGSYVIFLTMGANQPLWMAVFASIAFSALAGVVIELVAYRRLLASGAPRIALLITAIGASIFLQNLAQLVFGANQKSMPRMFALPSVIIGDMNVSNTLLNITVALAMMTFLQILVHVTKTGKAMRATSEDAGAAQLMGININRIIVFTFAVGSALAAVGAVLYTNTYMQIKPLMGSMLGLKAFVAAVFGGIGSIPGAMLGGLLLGLAESLSVVAGQSLWMDAAVFALLILILLVRPSGLLGRNLKEKV, encoded by the coding sequence ATGTATCTTTTAACGCAGATGCTGAACGGACTTGGCGCCGGCAGCATTTATGCCCTGATCGCGCTTGGCTACAGCATGGTCTACGGCGTCGTCAAACTCATTAACTTCGCTCACGGCGACATTATCATGATTGGCAGTTATGTCATATTTCTGACCATGGGGGCCAACCAGCCCCTATGGATGGCTGTCTTTGCGTCGATCGCTTTTTCAGCCCTTGCGGGTGTTGTGATCGAATTGGTCGCTTATCGCCGCCTGCTTGCGAGTGGAGCCCCCCGGATCGCGCTTCTCATCACAGCCATCGGAGCCTCCATATTCCTCCAGAATCTGGCTCAGCTGGTTTTCGGCGCCAACCAGAAGTCCATGCCCAGAATGTTCGCATTGCCTTCGGTTATCATCGGCGACATGAACGTCAGCAATACGCTGCTGAATATCACGGTCGCTTTGGCCATGATGACTTTTTTACAGATTCTGGTTCATGTGACCAAGACAGGCAAGGCCATGCGCGCCACGAGTGAGGACGCGGGCGCAGCTCAGCTTATGGGCATCAATATCAACCGGATCATTGTCTTCACTTTTGCCGTCGGCTCAGCACTCGCCGCCGTGGGGGCCGTGCTTTACACCAATACTTACATGCAGATTAAGCCCCTTATGGGCAGCATGCTGGGATTGAAAGCCTTTGTTGCAGCTGTCTTCGGCGGAATCGGCAGCATCCCGGGTGCTATGCTGGGAGGACTCCTGCTCGGACTGGCCGAAAGCCTGTCGGTAGTTGCCGGCCAATCCCTATGGATGGATGCTGCTGTCTTTGCGCTTTTGATCCTTATTCTGCTTGTTCGACCTTCCGGCTTGCTTGGCCGGAACCTGAAAGAGAAGGTCTAG
- a CDS encoding ABC transporter permease subunit — MNRKLLPSGSGRLKIDKKQLVGKAFFLSPAMLLIAVGFFLPLVLLFTISLYKGVPGTGLIDTTVLTFDNFAKMFEPYYLKVLLRTFRIAIYTSVLSLVLGYPVAMVMSRTRSNRVKNLLLALILTPLITNVTARTLGLMIIFASSGPVNNFIASLGLGRVKFVGTELGIVLGLTQVFMPYLVLSVKSVLDNVDYDLEEAARDLGCSRLTSFFKVIFPLSMPGIVAGSLFVFLLSFSSFVTPRLMGGGKVMTITMLIYQQSMTILDFPFAAVAAMVLLLFSLILITVYNRMTSRIERMSDRSGSFREADFNSVWYRMIRRIKDAFYDLYAGVARRFKRDRTRLASAFMLKRQRVLAVLSRAAGIGFVVFVLFFIVLPLIIVVISAFSGDKMFITFPPSSYSFQWIKSVFLKTEYALSFWLSIKVAVFCTAVSLIIGILAALGLTRFKFRSVDLLKTFFLSPLTLPAVIVGIALLRFSIILGWVGDNKSLLLAHIMLATAYVIRMVLSSLVGFDLSLEEAARDLGASQFYTFRKITFPIIKPGIVVAGLFAFIVSMDETTISRFIVRGGNITLPVRIFAQLEYGLDQTVTAISCLLVTLSMVVLFIIDRTVGINKFQI; from the coding sequence ATGAACCGCAAGCTTTTGCCATCCGGTAGCGGTCGACTGAAAATTGACAAAAAGCAACTCGTTGGAAAAGCATTCTTTTTATCACCGGCGATGCTCCTTATCGCTGTCGGATTTTTCCTGCCACTAGTCCTCTTATTTACGATCAGTCTTTACAAAGGTGTACCCGGAACCGGCTTGATCGATACGACAGTTCTGACCTTCGACAATTTTGCCAAAATGTTTGAACCATACTACTTGAAAGTGTTGTTGCGAACATTTCGGATCGCTATCTACACGTCGGTTCTTTCTTTGGTTCTTGGCTACCCTGTGGCCATGGTTATGTCACGCACCAGGAGCAATCGAGTCAAGAACCTCTTGCTTGCCTTGATTTTGACCCCTTTGATCACGAACGTTACAGCAAGAACGCTTGGTCTTATGATTATTTTCGCAAGCAGCGGTCCGGTTAACAATTTTATCGCGTCGCTTGGCTTGGGCCGGGTAAAGTTCGTGGGCACTGAGCTTGGTATTGTACTCGGCTTAACTCAAGTATTTATGCCTTATTTGGTTTTGTCGGTTAAAAGCGTCCTCGATAATGTTGATTACGACCTTGAGGAAGCTGCGCGTGATCTCGGTTGTTCCCGCCTTACTTCCTTTTTCAAAGTGATATTTCCCCTGAGTATGCCCGGCATCGTGGCGGGCAGTCTGTTTGTTTTCCTTTTGAGTTTTTCGTCATTTGTCACGCCGCGGTTGATGGGTGGTGGCAAGGTCATGACGATTACCATGCTGATTTACCAGCAGTCAATGACCATTCTTGACTTTCCCTTTGCAGCGGTTGCTGCGATGGTGCTGTTGTTATTCAGCTTGATACTGATCACTGTCTATAACCGTATGACTTCGCGAATTGAAAGAATGAGCGATCGTTCGGGTTCATTCCGTGAGGCGGATTTCAATTCAGTCTGGTACAGGATGATCCGCCGGATCAAAGATGCTTTCTATGACCTGTATGCCGGCGTGGCACGGCGCTTCAAGCGGGATCGGACGCGACTTGCCTCCGCATTCATGCTCAAGCGGCAGCGGGTCTTGGCTGTCTTAAGTCGTGCGGCAGGTATCGGTTTTGTCGTTTTTGTCTTGTTCTTTATTGTTTTGCCACTCATTATCGTGGTGATATCAGCATTTTCCGGCGACAAGATGTTTATTACCTTCCCGCCGTCAAGCTATTCTTTTCAATGGATTAAAAGTGTTTTTCTCAAAACGGAGTATGCCCTGTCATTTTGGCTGAGCATCAAGGTCGCTGTGTTTTGCACAGCGGTGTCCTTGATCATTGGGATATTGGCCGCGCTTGGCCTGACACGTTTCAAGTTCAGAAGTGTTGATTTGCTGAAAACCTTTTTCCTCTCACCTCTTACGCTGCCAGCCGTAATTGTCGGGATTGCCTTGCTTCGATTCAGCATCATACTCGGCTGGGTTGGTGACAATAAATCGCTTCTTTTGGCCCACATCATGTTAGCAACCGCATATGTGATCCGTATGGTTCTTTCATCATTGGTCGGTTTTGACCTATCGCTGGAAGAAGCGGCTCGCGACCTTGGTGCCAGCCAGTTCTACACATTTCGGAAAATCACTTTTCCGATCATAAAGCCGGGCATCGTTGTCGCGGGCCTCTTTGCCTTCATTGTTTCTATGGACGAGACGACGATCAGCCGCTTTATCGTCAGAGGGGGCAACATTACCTTACCTGTGCGGATTTTTGCCCAGTTGGAATATGGGCTTGATCAGACGGTAACGGCAATTTCCTGTCTGCTGGTCACGCTGTCCATGGTGGTTCTTTTCATCATCGACCGGACGGTGGGTATCAACAAGTTTCAAATCTGA
- a CDS encoding branched-chain amino acid ABC transporter permease — protein sequence MAASEFRKRSFASLIALLLTAALYLLLHLLIKAGIIGPFIRGILNVACINIVAAVSLNLVTGLLGQLVLGHAGFMLVGAYTAALITKNSALVLGFSLPLSLLAGGASAAIVGLVIALPALRLRGDYLAIVTLGFGEIIRVVANNLEFTGGPAGLSGIKSLTTKLNPSGMFNLIFPITAFVIYFSYTFGTSRHGRAVRSIREDEIAAENNGIHTTYYKLMAFTLAAFFAGIAGGLYAHQIGVIAPSRFDFNRSVEILMMVVLGGMGSITGAVISATFLTALPELLRSLGKLLSNILPNLMTGFFNNFDQYRMLIYSTLLIVVMLFRPKGLLGRSEMRLIPFVDLFSRKKQKGGAP from the coding sequence ATGGCCGCCTCAGAATTTCGAAAACGTTCCTTCGCAAGTCTGATCGCGCTGCTTCTGACAGCCGCCCTCTATCTTTTGCTGCATCTTTTGATTAAGGCGGGCATCATCGGACCTTTTATCCGCGGCATCTTGAATGTAGCCTGCATCAATATAGTGGCGGCTGTCAGCCTGAATCTGGTAACGGGCCTGCTGGGCCAGCTTGTTCTCGGTCATGCAGGATTCATGCTGGTTGGCGCCTATACGGCTGCACTGATCACAAAAAACAGTGCATTGGTGCTGGGATTCTCCTTGCCTCTTTCCCTTTTGGCGGGCGGTGCATCAGCAGCGATCGTCGGTCTGGTCATCGCCTTGCCGGCACTCCGCCTGAGGGGTGATTACCTGGCCATCGTGACACTGGGATTTGGGGAGATCATCCGGGTTGTCGCGAATAATTTGGAGTTTACCGGGGGGCCCGCCGGTCTTTCCGGCATCAAATCACTGACGACGAAACTGAACCCCTCCGGCATGTTCAACCTGATATTCCCCATCACGGCTTTTGTAATTTACTTCAGCTACACTTTCGGGACATCCCGCCATGGCCGTGCGGTACGAAGTATCCGTGAGGATGAAATTGCCGCCGAAAACAACGGCATCCACACAACCTATTACAAGCTGATGGCCTTCACGCTTGCGGCCTTCTTCGCCGGCATCGCGGGCGGCCTTTACGCACATCAGATCGGCGTCATCGCGCCTTCCCGCTTCGATTTCAACCGGTCAGTCGAAATCCTCATGATGGTCGTGCTGGGTGGCATGGGGTCGATCACGGGAGCGGTTATCAGCGCAACTTTTCTTACAGCCCTTCCGGAGCTCCTCCGAAGCCTTGGGAAGCTTCTGTCGAATATACTTCCGAACCTGATGACAGGTTTTTTCAACAACTTCGATCAATACCGTATGCTGATTTACAGCACTCTTTTGATTGTTGTAATGTTGTTTCGCCCCAAAGGTCTGCTTGGGCGGTCGGAGATGCGTCTGATACCCTTTGTTGATCTGTTCTCCAGGAAAAAGCAAAAGGGAGGAGCCCCGTGA
- a CDS encoding extracellular solute-binding protein, with protein MKKLIVIVASLLVLLLVATACAPGTPEETTPKTTPANGVETTAKTEPAGKIGEGRTLVVGIWGSTQEDIARELIIPRFEEETGATVELILGGSSDRNALLYAELDNPSMDVVYLSMAQAEAADKAEVIQPPNPDGVPEFNNLYEPAQKSGGYGVSFMSVGLMYSTKEFQKAPSSWMVCWDEAYRGRVAPFVFPGTQGTAFLIMAARLHGGDENNIQPGIDAIAELKPIPMFASGIDELNLAFETGDVVLCPQIDGYVVTYKEAGGSVDFVVPEEGGILSMNCATIPKNAKNTDLAEIWINIHLGQEVQEAYAERLFYGPTSSTVVLDDELAGKVLYGLDQVKKLIVPDNELISEKQSEWAELWNTQIVD; from the coding sequence ATGAAGAAATTGATTGTAATCGTCGCGTCGCTGCTCGTGCTGCTTCTGGTGGCCACAGCTTGCGCGCCAGGCACACCTGAAGAGACAACACCCAAGACCACTCCGGCGAACGGAGTTGAAACCACCGCGAAAACGGAACCGGCAGGTAAAATCGGCGAAGGCCGTACACTTGTTGTTGGAATCTGGGGAAGTACACAGGAAGATATTGCGCGTGAACTGATCATTCCCCGATTTGAGGAGGAGACCGGTGCGACAGTTGAGTTGATACTTGGCGGGTCCTCAGATCGAAATGCATTGCTGTATGCGGAGCTGGACAATCCTTCCATGGATGTGGTCTACCTCAGTATGGCTCAGGCTGAAGCTGCAGATAAGGCGGAAGTTATCCAGCCTCCTAATCCGGACGGAGTTCCTGAGTTCAATAATCTGTATGAACCTGCACAAAAATCCGGAGGCTACGGTGTATCATTTATGTCGGTCGGCTTGATGTACAGCACGAAAGAATTCCAGAAAGCTCCGTCGAGCTGGATGGTCTGCTGGGACGAGGCATACAGGGGCCGTGTGGCACCATTCGTTTTCCCTGGCACTCAGGGGACAGCTTTCTTGATCATGGCGGCGCGCTTGCATGGCGGCGATGAAAACAACATTCAGCCGGGTATTGATGCGATCGCTGAATTGAAACCAATTCCGATGTTTGCGTCTGGAATTGATGAACTGAACCTTGCCTTTGAAACAGGTGATGTGGTCTTATGTCCGCAAATTGACGGTTATGTCGTCACTTACAAAGAGGCTGGAGGCAGCGTTGATTTTGTCGTACCGGAGGAAGGCGGGATCTTGTCCATGAACTGTGCGACCATCCCCAAGAATGCAAAAAACACTGACCTGGCGGAGATTTGGATTAACATTCACCTCGGCCAGGAAGTTCAGGAAGCTTATGCCGAACGTCTGTTTTACGGACCAACCAGCTCAACAGTTGTTCTCGATGACGAATTGGCGGGCAAAGTGCTTTATGGACTTGACCAGGTCAAAAAACTGATCGTACCCGACAATGAGTTGATTTCTGAAAAGCAGTCAGAGTGGGCGGAACTTTGGAACACGCAAATTGTTGACTAA
- a CDS encoding ABC transporter ATP-binding protein, whose translation MSMVEISDLCKSFATVRAVDHVSLQIEDGEMLCLLGPSGCGKTTLLRLLSGFLVPDAGKIIMDGRDVTRQPPERRPTSLVFQSYALFPHLNVFENIAFGLRIRKLPSEEIRSRVRDMLQIVDLEGLENRAIRQLSGGQQQRVALGRALVMEPKVLLLDEPLSNLDAKLRVETRSQIRSIQKRVGITSIFVTHDQEEALTMADRIAVMNAGIIEQVDTPRGIYHHPVNRFVADFIGKSNFFVARYDPVKRCCTLEDGNIVLIQGQKSELEAGDYSLGLRPEYLKLADNDDQIPSGHNVLKGTVEEVIFLGEMTDYQVRVSDSIVFKTLVYGQSKPYQKGDEVFIHWDKQYGILL comes from the coding sequence ATGTCAATGGTAGAAATTTCAGATCTGTGCAAGTCATTTGCAACGGTACGCGCCGTCGATCACGTAAGTTTGCAGATTGAAGACGGCGAAATGCTTTGCCTTTTAGGACCCTCGGGTTGCGGAAAGACGACTCTTCTCCGGCTGCTTTCCGGTTTTCTTGTACCGGACGCGGGAAAGATTATCATGGATGGACGCGATGTCACACGCCAGCCACCTGAGAGAAGACCCACCTCTCTCGTGTTCCAGAGTTATGCGCTCTTTCCTCATTTGAACGTGTTTGAGAACATAGCCTTCGGCCTTCGAATTCGAAAGTTGCCCTCGGAAGAGATTCGCAGCCGCGTACGGGATATGCTCCAAATTGTCGATTTGGAAGGACTCGAAAATCGGGCGATCCGGCAGTTATCCGGTGGTCAGCAGCAACGCGTTGCCCTTGGAAGAGCCCTGGTTATGGAGCCGAAGGTCCTGCTGCTTGACGAACCACTGAGTAATTTGGATGCGAAATTGCGCGTGGAAACCCGCTCTCAGATCCGCAGCATTCAGAAGCGTGTAGGCATAACGTCCATCTTTGTCACCCACGACCAGGAGGAAGCGCTGACCATGGCAGATCGGATCGCGGTCATGAATGCCGGCATCATCGAACAGGTTGACACGCCTCGTGGAATTTATCATCATCCGGTCAATCGTTTTGTTGCGGATTTTATTGGAAAATCAAACTTCTTTGTCGCCCGTTATGATCCGGTCAAACGTTGCTGCACGCTGGAGGATGGGAATATCGTATTGATTCAAGGTCAAAAATCGGAGCTTGAGGCAGGGGACTACTCACTCGGATTGAGGCCTGAGTATCTGAAGCTTGCCGACAATGATGACCAGATTCCCTCCGGTCACAATGTTCTGAAAGGAACCGTCGAAGAGGTCATTTTCCTTGGCGAAATGACGGACTATCAAGTCCGGGTGTCAGATTCTATTGTTTTCAAGACACTGGTGTACGGACAATCCAAGCCTTACCAAAAAGGAGACGAGGTCTTCATTCACTGGGATAAGCAGTATGGTATCCTTCTGTGA
- a CDS encoding ABC transporter ATP-binding protein, with translation MKPIALHVEDLTIHFGGIQAVEGVSFYVKQGQIVGLIGPNGAGKTTVFNLLTGVYLPDRGDIYLENKSLLRKKTYQRCRMGVARTFQNIRLFKELTVSENIKAAMSHHFRYPLISGIIRGRGYRRDERSASQRADELIDMMGLSGSTDLLANQLPYGQQRKLEIARALASRPKILLLDEPAAGMNPAETEELKDMIRMIRNKLSVSVLLIEHDMNVVMDLCEYIFVLDYGRIISRGTSETIQNDPKVIEAYLGGELNGDYA, from the coding sequence GTGAAACCGATTGCACTGCATGTCGAGGACCTTACCATCCACTTTGGCGGCATCCAGGCTGTCGAGGGGGTGTCTTTCTACGTGAAACAAGGTCAAATCGTGGGTCTCATCGGTCCCAATGGCGCTGGCAAAACAACAGTGTTCAACCTGCTGACCGGTGTATACTTGCCCGACCGTGGGGATATCTATCTGGAAAACAAAAGTTTGCTGCGTAAAAAAACCTACCAGCGCTGCCGCATGGGAGTGGCCCGCACCTTTCAGAATATCCGGCTCTTCAAAGAACTGACCGTATCTGAAAATATCAAGGCGGCCATGAGCCATCATTTCAGATACCCGCTGATATCCGGGATCATCCGCGGCAGAGGCTACCGTCGTGATGAGCGTTCAGCCTCCCAACGCGCTGACGAGCTGATCGATATGATGGGGTTGTCCGGCAGCACCGACTTGCTCGCCAACCAGCTGCCCTATGGTCAGCAAAGAAAGCTGGAAATCGCCCGCGCGCTTGCCTCACGCCCAAAAATTCTTTTGCTTGATGAACCTGCCGCCGGCATGAACCCGGCAGAAACAGAGGAACTGAAAGACATGATCCGCATGATCCGCAACAAACTGTCTGTGTCCGTTCTTTTGATCGAACATGATATGAACGTGGTTATGGATCTTTGTGAGTATATTTTTGTTCTGGACTACGGCCGGATTATCTCTCGGGGGACCAGCGAAACAATCCAAAATGACCCAAAAGTTATTGAGGCTTATCTGGGAGGGGAGTTGAATGGCGATTATGCTTGA
- a CDS encoding helix-turn-helix transcriptional regulator translates to MLHDRLGTLINILGIKKGDFAERIGFSQSYISMILRQKKKNPSQRFYDSIAFAFQVNLDWLQYGVGNMFLLPEAHMTPTDQDLLQKFKSLPRSEQRTILEKIDAMLIHNF, encoded by the coding sequence ATGTTACATGACAGACTTGGGACACTCATCAACATCCTGGGAATCAAAAAAGGGGATTTCGCTGAGCGGATTGGTTTCTCTCAGTCCTACATCTCCATGATTCTCCGGCAAAAGAAGAAAAACCCCAGCCAACGCTTTTACGACTCCATCGCCTTTGCCTTTCAGGTCAATCTTGACTGGCTGCAATACGGTGTCGGCAATATGTTCTTGTTACCCGAGGCACATATGACTCCGACGGATCAGGATTTGCTGCAAAAATTCAAATCACTCCCACGATCAGAACAAAGGACTATCCTGGAAAAAATCGACGCTATGCTGATTCATAATTTTTGA
- a CDS encoding fructose-bisphosphate aldolase has protein sequence MKRLRRIFRANGKTVIIAMDHGLGLNVNPALDDAEEKLRKIVAGGADAVLLTYGIASRFAHVLGDIGVILRIDGGYSALPSEATGHPRLLYSVEDALRLGADAVVLNGFPGTPSEQDCMKNVAEAVRQARVWGVPVMAEMLPGGFDKLVPHTPENVRLAARVGCEYGANIIKTTFAGDREQFRQVIDAAYQPVVVLGGPAANDLTSLFACIEDALSVGAAGVAIGRNVWNHEDPEAVVRALVELVHGNAKAEEAVRGL, from the coding sequence ATGAAACGTTTGAGAAGGATTTTTCGCGCAAATGGCAAAACAGTTATTATTGCCATGGATCACGGGCTTGGATTAAATGTCAATCCTGCACTTGATGATGCAGAGGAGAAACTCAGGAAAATAGTTGCAGGGGGCGCAGATGCTGTTCTGCTTACCTATGGGATTGCTTCCCGATTTGCCCATGTTCTCGGCGACATTGGTGTCATTTTACGCATAGACGGCGGGTATTCAGCCTTGCCCTCGGAAGCAACGGGGCATCCCCGTCTTCTATATTCGGTCGAAGATGCGCTCAGACTCGGCGCTGATGCAGTGGTTCTTAACGGTTTCCCCGGCACACCCAGTGAGCAGGATTGCATGAAGAATGTTGCGGAGGCTGTGCGCCAAGCCAGGGTTTGGGGCGTGCCGGTTATGGCTGAAATGTTACCGGGAGGTTTTGACAAACTTGTCCCCCATACACCTGAAAATGTACGTTTGGCAGCAAGAGTGGGGTGTGAGTATGGCGCCAATATCATCAAGACCACCTTCGCCGGAGACAGGGAACAGTTCAGACAAGTGATTGATGCCGCCTACCAGCCGGTTGTTGTGCTGGGGGGACCCGCTGCCAATGATCTGACGAGTCTTTTTGCCTGCATTGAGGACGCTCTGTCAGTCGGTGCCGCAGGTGTGGCTATCGGCAGAAATGTGTGGAACCACGAGGATCCTGAAGCAGTTGTCAGGGCCCTGGTTGAGCTGGTGCACGGGAATGCGAAAGCGGAAGAGGCAGTTCGCGGCCTTTGA
- a CDS encoding ABC transporter ATP-binding protein, translated as MLEVRELSIYYDAIQAVKNVSFKVEEGEIVSLIGANGAGKTTILHTISGLIRPRSGSIVFCGRDITQTRAEKIPNLGLAQVPEGRRVFARMSVSENLEMGAYSRKDNWKMDYERVLTLLPRLKERRNQTAGTLSGGEQQMLAIGRALMSKPKMLLLDEPSMGLSPLLVSEVFRLIREINSEGVTVLLVEQNAKIALTLASRGYVLETGRITMEGSTHDLIDNEAVKKAYLGGQAVGS; from the coding sequence ATGCTTGAAGTCCGTGAGCTTTCTATCTACTACGACGCCATTCAGGCTGTGAAAAATGTTTCCTTCAAAGTTGAAGAGGGTGAGATTGTCAGCTTAATCGGCGCCAACGGTGCCGGAAAAACAACCATCCTCCACACCATTTCGGGTCTGATACGACCGCGGTCAGGTTCAATTGTTTTTTGCGGAAGAGATATCACGCAGACCAGGGCAGAAAAAATCCCAAATCTGGGCCTTGCCCAAGTACCTGAGGGGCGACGTGTCTTCGCCCGCATGTCCGTTTCCGAAAATCTTGAAATGGGGGCCTATTCCAGAAAAGATAACTGGAAAATGGATTACGAACGTGTGCTCACACTTTTGCCGCGCCTGAAAGAGAGGCGGAACCAGACTGCAGGAACACTGTCTGGTGGTGAGCAGCAGATGCTGGCCATTGGCCGTGCCCTTATGAGCAAACCAAAAATGCTCCTCCTCGATGAACCGTCCATGGGCTTGTCACCGCTTTTAGTCAGTGAGGTCTTCCGCTTGATCCGTGAAATTAACTCGGAAGGGGTGACCGTATTGCTGGTTGAGCAAAACGCCAAGATCGCGTTGACGCTGGCCTCGAGGGGCTACGTATTGGAAACAGGCAGAATCACGATGGAAGGCAGCACACATGATTTGATCGACAACGAAGCAGTCAAGAAAGCCTATCTGGGCGGCCAGGCAGTTGGAAGTTGA